One window of Klebsiella quasivariicola genomic DNA carries:
- the dusB gene encoding tRNA dihydrouridine synthase DusB, which yields MRIGHHQLRNRLIAAPMAGITDRPFRTLCYEMGAGLTVSEMMSSNPQVWESDKSRLRMVHIDEPGIRTVQIAGSVPEEMAAAARINVESGAQIIDINMGCPAKKVNRKLAGSALLQYPDQVKSILTAVVNAVDVPVTLKIRTGWEPEHRNCVEIAQLAEECGIQALTIHGRTRACLFNGDAEYDSIRAVKQKVSIPIIANGDITDPLKARAVLDYTGADALMIGRAAQGRPWIFREIQHYLDTGELLPPLPLAEVKRLLCAHVRELHDFYGQAKGYRIARKHVSWYLQEHAPDDQFRRTFNAIEDASEQLEALEAYFENFA from the coding sequence ATGCGCATCGGACACCACCAGCTCAGAAATCGCCTGATCGCAGCGCCCATGGCTGGCATCACTGACAGACCATTCCGGACGCTGTGCTACGAGATGGGAGCGGGCTTAACCGTTTCCGAGATGATGTCTTCTAACCCACAGGTGTGGGAAAGCGACAAGTCTCGTTTGCGGATGGTGCATATTGATGAGCCCGGTATTCGTACCGTGCAAATCGCCGGTAGCGTACCGGAAGAGATGGCTGCCGCCGCGCGGATTAACGTGGAAAGCGGCGCCCAGATTATTGATATCAATATGGGATGCCCGGCGAAAAAGGTGAATCGCAAGCTTGCAGGTTCAGCCCTCTTGCAGTACCCCGACCAGGTGAAGTCGATCCTGACGGCGGTCGTTAACGCAGTGGACGTTCCTGTGACACTCAAGATTCGCACCGGTTGGGAACCGGAGCACCGTAACTGCGTAGAGATTGCCCAACTGGCCGAAGAGTGTGGCATTCAGGCTCTGACTATTCACGGACGCACCCGCGCCTGCTTGTTTAACGGAGACGCTGAGTACGACAGTATTCGGGCAGTTAAGCAGAAAGTTTCCATTCCGATTATCGCGAATGGCGACATTACTGACCCGCTTAAAGCCAGAGCTGTGCTCGACTATACAGGGGCTGATGCCCTGATGATAGGCCGTGCAGCTCAGGGAAGACCCTGGATCTTTCGGGAAATCCAGCATTATCTGGACACTGGAGAGCTGCTGCCCCCGCTGCCGCTGGCAGAGGTAAAGCGCTTGCTTTGTGCGCACGTTCGGGAATTGCATGACTTTTATGGTCAGGCAAAAGGGTACCGAATCGCGCGTAAACACGTCTCCTGGTATCTCCAGGAGCATGCTCCAGATGACCAGTTTCGGCGCACATTCAACGCCATTGAGGATGCCAGCGAACAGCTGGAGGCGTTGGAGGCATACTTCGAAAATTTTGCGTAA
- the envR gene encoding acrEF/envCD operon transcriptional regulator, producing MARKTKEEALRTRQLLIESAIQQFALRGVSNTTLTDIADAAGVTRGAVYWHFASKTELFNEMWQQQPPLRDLIQPNSAQANDQEPLSILRERFIAGLRYIAENPRQRALMQILYQRCEFSRDMLSESEIRQRIGFNYCVIGEILQRCVRNNILPAETNIEVILIVLHSAFSGLIKNWLLDPQRFNLYQQAPALVDNIMAVISASRIAAGPALRVVNQ from the coding sequence ATGGCAAGAAAAACGAAAGAAGAGGCGCTGCGCACGCGCCAGCTCCTGATTGAATCTGCTATCCAGCAGTTTGCCCTGCGGGGGGTGAGCAACACGACCCTGACGGATATCGCTGATGCCGCGGGAGTGACTCGCGGTGCGGTGTACTGGCATTTTGCCAGTAAGACAGAGCTGTTTAATGAAATGTGGCAGCAACAGCCACCGCTCAGGGATTTGATTCAGCCAAACTCAGCGCAAGCGAATGACCAGGAACCGTTAAGTATTTTGCGGGAGCGATTTATTGCCGGGCTGCGCTATATTGCTGAGAATCCTCGCCAGCGTGCCCTGATGCAAATTCTCTATCAGCGCTGTGAGTTTTCCAGAGATATGCTATCAGAAAGTGAAATTCGCCAACGTATTGGCTTTAACTATTGTGTTATTGGTGAGATTCTCCAGCGCTGTGTACGTAACAATATATTGCCAGCCGAAACAAATATTGAAGTCATCTTAATCGTCTTACATAGTGCTTTTTCCGGGTTGATTAAAAACTGGTTACTCGACCCGCAACGCTTTAATCTTTATCAGCAGGCACCTGCGCTGGTGGATAATATTATGGCGGTAATATCGGCTTCTCGTATTGCGGCGGGGCCGGCGCTGCGGGTGGTGAACCAGTAG
- a CDS encoding gamma carbonic anhydrase family protein, translating into MSAQLRPYKAFFPQIGLRVMIDASSVIIGDVRIADDVSVWPLVAIRGDVNYVSIGQRSNIQDGSVLHVTHKSSYKPEGNPLIIGEDVTVGHKVMLHGCTIGNRVLVGMGSILLDGVVVGDDVMIGAGSLVPQNKQLESGYLYFGNPVKQIRPLTEAEREGLKYSANNYVKWKNEYLDQDNQIQP; encoded by the coding sequence ATGTCTGCTCAGCTGCGCCCCTATAAAGCATTTTTCCCACAAATCGGTCTTCGCGTCATGATTGATGCATCCAGCGTCATCATCGGCGATGTCAGAATTGCCGATGATGTCAGCGTCTGGCCTCTGGTGGCCATTCGCGGCGACGTCAACTATGTATCGATAGGTCAACGCAGCAATATTCAGGACGGAAGCGTTCTACATGTGACCCATAAGTCCTCTTATAAGCCGGAGGGAAATCCGTTGATCATCGGTGAGGATGTGACTGTTGGTCATAAAGTGATGCTGCACGGCTGCACTATCGGTAACCGCGTACTGGTTGGCATGGGTTCGATCTTATTAGATGGTGTCGTCGTTGGCGATGATGTCATGATTGGTGCGGGAAGCCTGGTACCGCAGAACAAACAGCTGGAAAGCGGCTACCTTTACTTTGGCAATCCGGTCAAACAGATCCGCCCCCTGACAGAGGCGGAACGGGAAGGACTCAAGTATTCAGCAAATAACTATGTGAAATGGAAAAATGAGTACCTGGATCAGGATAACCAGATCCAGCCCTGA
- the prmA gene encoding 50S ribosomal protein L11 methyltransferase, which produces MPWIQLKLNTTGANAEDLSDALMEAGSVSITFQDTHDTPVFEPLPGETRLWGDTDVIGLFDAETDMKAVVTQLEQHPLLGAGFAHKIEQLEDKDWEREWMDNFHPMRFGERLWICPSWRDVPDENAVNVMLDPGLAFGTGTHPTTSLCLQWLDGLDLSGKTVIDFGCGSGILAIAALKLGAAKAIGIDIDPQAIQASRDNAQRNGVSERLELYLPQDQPEAMKADVVVANILAGPLRELAPLISILPVSGGLLGLSGILASQAESVCEAYADLFTLDPVVEKEEWCRITGQKN; this is translated from the coding sequence ATGCCATGGATCCAACTGAAACTAAATACCACCGGTGCGAACGCTGAAGATCTTAGCGATGCGCTGATGGAGGCCGGATCGGTCTCGATCACCTTTCAGGATACGCACGATACGCCGGTCTTTGAGCCGTTACCCGGAGAAACCCGGTTGTGGGGCGATACCGATGTCATCGGCCTGTTCGATGCGGAAACCGACATGAAAGCGGTCGTGACCCAACTAGAGCAGCACCCGCTGCTGGGCGCCGGGTTCGCGCATAAGATCGAGCAGCTCGAAGATAAAGACTGGGAGCGGGAATGGATGGATAATTTCCATCCGATGCGCTTTGGGGAGCGTCTGTGGATCTGCCCGAGCTGGCGCGACGTTCCGGATGAAAATGCTGTCAACGTGATGCTCGATCCGGGTCTGGCCTTTGGCACCGGTACGCATCCGACGACATCCCTGTGCCTGCAGTGGCTGGATGGACTCGACCTCAGCGGAAAAACGGTCATTGATTTCGGCTGCGGCTCGGGCATCCTGGCGATTGCCGCCCTGAAACTGGGCGCAGCTAAAGCAATCGGCATTGATATCGACCCGCAGGCCATCCAGGCCAGCCGCGATAACGCGCAGCGTAATGGCGTCTCCGAACGCCTTGAGCTGTATCTGCCGCAGGATCAGCCAGAAGCCATGAAAGCCGATGTGGTGGTCGCGAATATCCTCGCAGGTCCATTACGCGAGCTGGCCCCCTTAATCAGCATCCTGCCCGTTTCAGGCGGTTTGCTGGGGCTTTCCGGTATTCTTGCCAGCCAGGCAGAGAGCGTCTGTGAAGCCTACGCCGACCTCTTCACTCTCGATCCGGTGGTTGAGAAAGAAGAGTGGTGCCGGATCACCGGCCAGAAAAACTAA
- a CDS encoding DUF1488 domain-containing protein, which yields MNQAIQFPDRESWDAERQGVVFPALVNGMQLTCAISGQILQQRFGAEGPAQWLAAFQEHRWDLEEEAEALIRDGQEDAQGWIWLS from the coding sequence ATGAATCAGGCGATTCAGTTTCCCGATCGGGAATCATGGGATGCCGAACGGCAGGGCGTGGTTTTTCCCGCGCTGGTTAATGGGATGCAATTAACCTGCGCAATTTCAGGGCAGATCCTTCAGCAGCGTTTCGGCGCAGAGGGGCCAGCGCAGTGGCTGGCCGCCTTCCAGGAACATCGTTGGGATCTAGAGGAAGAGGCGGAAGCATTGATCCGCGATGGTCAGGAAGATGCTCAGGGCTGGATCTGGTTATCCTGA
- a CDS encoding membrane protein, with amino-acid sequence MKKYLIVALLASLLAGCAHDSPCVPVYDSQGRLVHTNTCMKGTTEDNWDTAGAIAGGAAAVAGLTLGIVALTR; translated from the coding sequence ATGAAAAAGTATTTAATCGTGGCGCTGCTGGCCTCTCTGCTGGCAGGCTGTGCCCATGACTCTCCCTGCGTACCGGTTTATGACTCGCAAGGCCGCTTAGTCCACACTAATACCTGTATGAAAGGCACAACAGAAGACAACTGGGACACCGCAGGCGCGATCGCCGGGGGTGCCGCCGCGGTAGCCGGTCTCACATTAGGGATCGTCGCACTGACCCGTTAG
- a CDS encoding efflux RND transporter periplasmic adaptor subunit — MTTHARVTLLSGLIISALLLTGCDNSDNQQPHAQAPQVTVHVVNSAPLSVTTELPGRTSAFRVAEVRPQVSGIILKRNFVEGSDVEAGQSLYQIDPATYQAAWNSAKGDEAKAEAAAAIAHLTVKRYVPLLGTKYISQQEYDQAVATARQADADVIATKAAVETARINLAYTKVTSPISGRIGKSSVTEGALVTNGQSDALATVQQLDPIYVDVTESSNDFMRLKQESLQRGGDTKSVELVMENGQAYPLKGSLQFSDVTVDESTGSITLRAIFPNPQHVLLPGMFVRARIDEGIDPQAILVPQQGVTRTPRGDASVMLVNGKNQVETREVVATQAVGDKWLITSGLKPGDKVIVSGLQKVRPGVTVKTEAERAAPAAQ, encoded by the coding sequence ATGACGACTCACGCCAGAGTGACACTTTTATCCGGTTTAATTATCTCGGCCTTATTGCTAACCGGTTGCGATAATTCGGACAACCAGCAACCCCATGCGCAGGCGCCGCAGGTGACGGTCCATGTCGTGAACAGCGCACCGCTATCAGTCACCACCGAACTGCCGGGCCGAACCTCTGCTTTTCGCGTAGCGGAAGTCCGCCCCCAGGTGAGCGGTATCATCCTGAAGCGTAACTTTGTTGAAGGAAGTGATGTCGAAGCAGGCCAGTCGCTCTATCAGATCGATCCGGCAACCTATCAGGCAGCCTGGAACAGCGCCAAAGGCGATGAGGCAAAAGCTGAAGCCGCTGCCGCTATCGCCCATTTGACGGTAAAACGCTACGTTCCACTACTGGGTACTAAATATATCAGCCAGCAGGAATACGATCAGGCAGTGGCCACTGCACGCCAGGCCGATGCCGACGTCATCGCCACCAAAGCTGCCGTGGAAACAGCCCGCATTAACCTGGCCTACACCAAAGTGACGTCCCCCATTAGCGGGCGCATCGGTAAATCGAGCGTCACCGAAGGGGCGCTGGTCACCAACGGCCAGTCGGATGCCCTGGCAACCGTACAACAGCTCGATCCCATTTATGTTGACGTGACGGAGTCCAGCAATGATTTCATGCGCCTTAAGCAGGAAAGCCTGCAGCGCGGCGGTGATACCAAAAGCGTCGAGCTGGTCATGGAGAACGGCCAGGCCTATCCGCTCAAAGGTTCGTTGCAGTTTTCTGACGTCACTGTCGATGAAAGTACAGGCTCAATTACTCTGCGCGCTATCTTCCCTAATCCCCAGCATGTCCTGCTGCCAGGCATGTTCGTCCGCGCCCGCATAGACGAAGGTATCGATCCGCAGGCCATCCTGGTGCCGCAGCAAGGGGTGACCCGCACGCCGCGTGGTGATGCCTCCGTGATGCTGGTGAACGGCAAAAACCAGGTTGAAACCCGGGAAGTCGTCGCGACTCAGGCCGTTGGCGATAAGTGGCTTATTACCAGCGGGCTGAAGCCGGGCGATAAAGTGATTGTCAGCGGCTTACAGAAAGTCCGTCCAGGCGTCACTGTCAAAACGGAAGCGGAGCGTGCGGCGCCGGCCGCGCAATAA
- the fis gene encoding DNA-binding transcriptional regulator Fis, with amino-acid sequence MFEQRVNSDVLTVSTVNSQDQVTQKPLRDSVKQALKNYFAQLNGQDVNDLYELVLAEVEQPLLDMVMQYTRGNQTRAALMMGINRGTLRKKLKKYGMN; translated from the coding sequence ATGTTCGAACAACGCGTAAATTCTGACGTACTGACCGTTTCTACCGTTAACTCTCAGGATCAGGTAACTCAAAAGCCCCTGCGTGACTCGGTTAAACAGGCACTGAAGAACTATTTTGCTCAACTGAACGGTCAGGATGTGAATGACCTGTATGAGCTGGTACTGGCTGAAGTTGAACAGCCCCTGTTGGACATGGTGATGCAATACACCCGTGGTAACCAGACCCGCGCTGCCCTGATGATGGGCATCAACCGCGGTACGCTGCGTAAAAAACTGAAAAAATACGGCATGAACTGA
- the aroE gene encoding shikimate dehydrogenase, which yields METYAVFGNPIAHSKSPSIHQLFARQLGITHPYGRVLAPLDDFVSSLNQFFAEGGKGANVTVPFKEEAFARADELTERAALAGAVNTLKRLENGRLLGDNTDGIGLLSDLERLGFIKPRQRILLVGAGGASRGVLLPLLSLGCAVTIVNRTYSRAHELATLFAHTGSVSAREMDTLSGETFDLIVNATSSGIDGDVPAVPASVVNPDVYCYDMFYQKGTTPFLQWCQQHGAVHCADGLGMLVAQAAHAVLLWHGVLPAIAPVIETLQQELNA from the coding sequence ATGGAAACCTATGCCGTTTTTGGTAATCCGATCGCGCACAGCAAGTCGCCTTCTATTCATCAGCTTTTTGCCCGCCAGTTAGGGATTACTCATCCTTATGGACGTGTGCTGGCGCCGCTGGACGATTTTGTCTCTTCTCTGAATCAGTTCTTTGCAGAAGGAGGAAAGGGGGCCAACGTCACCGTTCCTTTTAAAGAGGAAGCTTTTGCGCGCGCGGATGAGCTGACAGAACGCGCTGCGCTGGCGGGAGCAGTAAACACCCTGAAACGCCTGGAAAATGGCCGTTTACTGGGGGACAACACCGACGGTATTGGTCTCCTGAGCGATCTGGAACGTCTGGGGTTCATTAAGCCACGCCAGCGGATCCTGCTTGTCGGTGCTGGTGGCGCATCACGCGGGGTTCTTTTGCCGCTTCTGTCGCTGGGATGTGCCGTCACGATCGTCAATCGAACCTATTCTCGTGCCCATGAATTAGCCACTCTCTTCGCCCATACCGGGAGCGTCAGTGCAAGGGAGATGGATACCTTATCCGGGGAAACATTCGATCTGATCGTCAATGCGACGTCCAGTGGAATAGACGGTGATGTGCCGGCTGTCCCGGCGTCTGTTGTTAACCCCGACGTGTATTGCTATGACATGTTTTACCAGAAAGGGACGACGCCGTTTCTTCAGTGGTGCCAGCAGCATGGCGCAGTCCACTGCGCTGACGGGCTGGGAATGCTGGTGGCACAAGCCGCTCATGCCGTTCTGCTATGGCACGGCGTCCTGCCGGCTATTGCTCCGGTCATCGAAACGCTGCAGCAGGAACTGAATGCATGA
- a CDS encoding efflux RND transporter permease subunit: MSKFFIHRPVFAWVLAIIMMIAGGLAILQLPIAQYPTIAPPAVAISATYPGADAQTVQDTVTQVIEQNMNGIDNLMYMSSTSDSAGSVTITLTFKSGTDPDIAQVQVQNKLQLATPLLPQEVQQQGISVEKSSSSFLLVAGFISDNPTTTQDDISDYVASNVKDPISRLNGVGDVQLFGAQYAMRVWLDGNLLNKYNLTPVDVINALQVQNDQIAAGQLGGTPALKGQQLNASIIAQTRLKDPQEFGKVTLRVNADGSVVHLKDVARIELGGENYNVVARINGKPASGLGIKLATGANALDTATAIKAKLAELQPYFPQGMKVVYPYDTTPFVKISIHEVVKTLFEAIILVFLVMYLFLQNMRATLIPTIAVPVVLLGTFAVLSMFGYSINTLTMFGMVLAIGLLVDDAIVVVENVERVMVEEKLSPKEATEKSMSQIQGALVGIAMVLSTVFVPMAFFGGSTGAIYRQFSITIVSAMALSVLVALVLTPALCATLLKPASAEHHEKKGFFGWFNARFDQSVNHYTNSVSGILRGTGRYLVIYLVIVVGMAVLFMRLPTSFLPDEDQGVFLTMIQLPSGATQERTQKVLDTVTDYYLHNEKANVESVFTVNGFSFSGQGQNSGMAFVSLKPWEARSGDKNSVESIIKRATVAFSQIKDAMVFPFNMPAIIEVGTATGFDFELIDQGGLGHTALTQARNQLLGMVKQHPDQLVRVRPNGLEDTPQFKLDVDQEKAQALGVSLSDINETISAALGGYYVNDFIDRGRVKKVYVQADAHFRMLPSDINNMYVRSANGEMVPFSAFVTSRWIYGSPRLERYNGLPSMEILGEASPGKSTGEAMALMETLASKLPSGIGYDWTGMSYQERLSGNQAPALYAISLIVVFLCLAALYESWSIPFSVMLVVPLGVIGALLAATLRGLNNDVYFQVGLLTTIGLSAKNAILIVEFAKDLMEKEGKGIIEATLEASRMRLRPILMTSLAFILGVMPLVISHGAGSGAQNAVGTGVMGGMLTATLLAIFFVPVFFVVVRRRFTRHVE, translated from the coding sequence ATGTCTAAGTTTTTTATCCATCGACCGGTCTTCGCCTGGGTACTGGCCATCATTATGATGATTGCCGGCGGCCTGGCTATCCTGCAGCTACCGATAGCGCAGTATCCGACAATCGCCCCCCCTGCGGTAGCGATCTCCGCCACCTACCCTGGCGCAGATGCTCAGACCGTACAGGATACCGTCACCCAGGTTATCGAGCAGAATATGAACGGCATCGACAACCTGATGTATATGTCGTCGACCAGCGACTCCGCCGGGTCGGTAACCATTACACTCACCTTTAAATCCGGCACCGATCCCGATATCGCTCAGGTGCAGGTGCAAAACAAACTGCAGCTGGCCACGCCGCTGTTGCCCCAGGAAGTTCAGCAGCAAGGAATTAGCGTCGAGAAGTCCAGTAGCAGCTTCCTGCTGGTCGCCGGCTTTATCTCTGATAACCCGACCACCACCCAGGATGATATCTCTGACTATGTCGCCTCCAACGTCAAAGATCCTATTAGCCGCCTCAACGGCGTGGGCGATGTGCAGCTGTTCGGCGCGCAATACGCCATGCGCGTCTGGCTGGATGGCAACCTGCTGAACAAATACAACCTGACGCCGGTTGACGTCATCAATGCGCTGCAGGTCCAGAACGATCAGATCGCCGCCGGCCAGCTCGGCGGTACGCCAGCGCTAAAAGGCCAGCAGTTGAACGCGTCGATCATCGCTCAGACACGGCTTAAAGATCCGCAGGAGTTTGGCAAGGTCACGCTGCGGGTCAACGCCGATGGGTCTGTCGTCCATCTGAAAGACGTTGCCCGCATCGAGCTGGGAGGAGAAAACTATAACGTTGTCGCCAGAATCAACGGCAAGCCCGCTTCTGGTCTGGGGATTAAGCTCGCAACGGGCGCCAACGCACTGGATACCGCCACCGCGATTAAAGCGAAACTGGCCGAGCTGCAGCCCTACTTCCCTCAGGGGATGAAGGTTGTTTATCCGTACGATACGACCCCTTTCGTCAAAATCTCCATTCATGAAGTGGTCAAAACGCTCTTTGAAGCGATTATTCTCGTCTTTCTTGTCATGTATCTGTTCCTGCAGAACATGCGCGCAACGCTCATTCCGACCATTGCCGTGCCCGTGGTGCTGTTGGGCACCTTCGCAGTACTGTCGATGTTTGGTTACTCCATTAACACGCTGACGATGTTTGGCATGGTGCTGGCGATAGGTCTGCTGGTCGATGACGCCATTGTGGTGGTGGAAAACGTCGAGCGCGTGATGGTTGAGGAGAAACTTTCGCCAAAAGAGGCGACGGAAAAATCGATGTCGCAGATCCAGGGAGCGCTGGTGGGTATTGCCATGGTGCTTTCTACGGTATTTGTGCCGATGGCCTTTTTCGGCGGCTCCACCGGTGCGATTTATCGCCAGTTTTCGATCACCATCGTCTCCGCCATGGCGCTCTCCGTGCTGGTTGCCCTGGTGCTGACGCCGGCGCTTTGCGCCACACTTTTAAAGCCAGCCTCGGCCGAACACCATGAGAAAAAAGGATTTTTTGGCTGGTTTAATGCCCGCTTCGACCAGAGCGTCAATCACTATACCAACAGCGTTAGCGGCATTCTGCGTGGAACAGGCCGTTATCTGGTGATCTACCTGGTGATCGTCGTGGGGATGGCTGTGCTGTTCATGCGTTTACCCACATCCTTTCTACCCGACGAGGACCAGGGGGTCTTCCTGACCATGATCCAACTGCCTTCCGGCGCTACCCAGGAGCGCACGCAGAAGGTACTGGATACGGTGACCGACTACTATCTGCATAACGAGAAGGCCAACGTTGAAAGCGTCTTTACCGTTAACGGCTTCAGCTTCAGCGGCCAGGGACAAAACTCCGGTATGGCGTTTGTCAGCCTGAAACCCTGGGAAGCGCGCAGCGGTGATAAAAACAGCGTGGAGTCCATCATCAAGCGGGCCACCGTGGCCTTCAGCCAGATCAAAGACGCCATGGTTTTCCCGTTCAACATGCCAGCCATTATTGAGGTGGGTACCGCCACCGGCTTCGACTTTGAACTGATCGACCAGGGTGGACTCGGCCATACCGCCCTGACGCAGGCGCGAAACCAACTGTTGGGCATGGTGAAACAGCATCCGGATCAGCTGGTTCGGGTGCGCCCTAATGGTCTGGAAGATACGCCACAGTTCAAACTGGATGTCGATCAGGAAAAAGCGCAAGCGCTTGGCGTATCGCTCTCCGATATCAATGAAACGATATCAGCCGCGCTGGGCGGGTACTACGTCAATGACTTTATTGACCGCGGCCGCGTTAAGAAAGTGTACGTTCAGGCTGATGCCCACTTCCGTATGCTACCGAGCGATATTAACAATATGTATGTTCGTAGCGCTAACGGCGAAATGGTCCCGTTCTCCGCCTTTGTCACTTCGCGCTGGATATATGGCTCGCCGCGCCTGGAGCGCTACAACGGGTTGCCATCCATGGAGATCCTTGGTGAAGCTTCGCCAGGCAAAAGTACCGGGGAAGCCATGGCGCTGATGGAAACGCTGGCCAGTAAACTGCCGAGCGGTATCGGTTATGACTGGACCGGGATGTCTTACCAGGAACGGCTCTCCGGCAACCAGGCGCCTGCGCTCTATGCCATCTCGCTGATTGTAGTCTTCCTGTGTCTGGCAGCGCTGTATGAGAGCTGGTCGATCCCCTTCTCAGTGATGTTAGTGGTTCCGCTGGGGGTCATTGGCGCGCTGCTAGCCGCCACGCTGCGTGGGCTGAATAATGACGTGTATTTCCAGGTTGGCCTGCTGACCACGATCGGTTTGTCGGCGAAGAACGCGATTCTGATCGTTGAGTTCGCCAAGGATCTGATGGAGAAAGAAGGGAAAGGGATCATTGAGGCCACCCTGGAGGCATCGCGGATGCGCCTGCGACCTATTCTGATGACCTCTCTGGCCTTTATTCTCGGGGTCATGCCGCTTGTAATCAGCCATGGTGCCGGCAGCGGAGCGCAGAATGCGGTTGGCACCGGCGTGATGGGGGGGATGCTCACCGCGACACTGCTGGCGATCTTCTTTGTTCCGGTCTTCTTTGTGGTCGTCAGACGACGCTTTACCCGGCACGTTGAATAA
- the tsaC gene encoding L-threonylcarbamoyladenylate synthase type 1 TsaC, with product MNNNLPSEAVAHAVAVLKNEHVIAYPTEAVFGVGCDPDSETAVMRLLDLKQRPVEKGLILIAASFEQLKPYIDDSRLSAAQRDAIFSCWPGPVTFVFPARPETPRWLTGRFDSLAVRVTNHPLVIELCEAYGKPLVSTSANLTGQPPCRTTAEVHAQFGDSFPVVDGATGGRQNPSEIRDALTGELFRQG from the coding sequence GTGAACAATAACCTGCCCTCAGAAGCCGTCGCCCATGCCGTGGCGGTCCTGAAAAATGAACATGTCATCGCCTATCCTACTGAAGCTGTGTTTGGCGTCGGCTGCGACCCAGACAGCGAAACGGCCGTCATGCGCCTGCTGGATCTCAAGCAGCGCCCTGTTGAGAAGGGATTGATCCTTATCGCCGCCAGCTTTGAGCAATTGAAGCCCTATATTGATGATTCACGGTTAAGTGCTGCGCAGCGGGACGCTATCTTTTCCTGCTGGCCAGGACCGGTGACGTTTGTATTCCCTGCCCGTCCTGAAACGCCGCGCTGGCTGACCGGTCGTTTTGATTCACTGGCTGTACGCGTGACCAACCATCCTTTGGTGATTGAATTGTGCGAAGCCTACGGGAAACCGCTGGTTTCAACGAGCGCTAATCTTACCGGGCAACCACCGTGCCGTACCACTGCAGAGGTGCATGCTCAGTTTGGTGACAGCTTCCCCGTCGTTGATGGCGCGACGGGTGGACGACAAAATCCATCTGAAATCCGTGATGCCCTGACGGGTGAACTGTTCCGCCAGGGGTGA
- a CDS encoding type I DNA topoisomerase, with protein MTKSALFSVRKNEPCPQCGAELVIRSGKHGPFLGCSHYPDCDYIRPLKSQADGHVVKVLEGQVCPSCGAVMVLRQGRFGMFIGCSRYPECEHTELIDKPDETAIACPQCGQGHLVQRRSRFGKTFHSCDRYPDCQFVINFKPVAGECPECHYPLLIEKKTAQGFRRFCASKQCGKPIPAE; from the coding sequence ATGACCAAATCAGCACTGTTTTCGGTGCGTAAAAATGAGCCCTGCCCGCAGTGTGGGGCTGAACTGGTGATCCGTTCCGGGAAACATGGCCCGTTTCTCGGCTGTTCGCATTATCCGGACTGTGACTATATCCGTCCCCTGAAAAGTCAGGCGGACGGGCATGTCGTTAAGGTGCTGGAGGGGCAAGTATGCCCATCGTGCGGCGCAGTTATGGTGCTACGCCAGGGGCGTTTTGGGATGTTCATTGGCTGTAGCCGCTATCCGGAATGCGAACATACCGAGCTAATTGATAAACCAGATGAGACGGCTATTGCTTGCCCGCAGTGCGGACAAGGCCATCTGGTGCAGCGTCGTTCCCGTTTCGGTAAAACCTTTCACTCCTGTGATCGCTATCCTGATTGCCAGTTCGTTATCAATTTTAAACCGGTGGCGGGCGAATGCCCTGAATGCCATTACCCGCTGTTAATAGAAAAGAAGACGGCGCAGGGGTTTAGACGCTTCTGTGCCAGTAAACAATGTGGAAAGCCGATCCCGGCGGAATAA